In the Harmonia axyridis chromosome 3, icHarAxyr1.1, whole genome shotgun sequence genome, one interval contains:
- the LOC123676480 gene encoding uncharacterized protein LOC123676480: MKVFLGLCVLAILAGASADCGCLKCNPNFQVVSPRYSPCKVIYRNNNLNLPSIAPYKLQAAVPPPPPVFVPKEYDYKMQFLPYATNPYVGSVYEYGLQAAVVPPPGPLHIPLQNLRTGVERVVMDAPANALGCGTSTCHPGFFKKSPLPVPLPLHLHHHHHHDCGCDSCRSDSCGCGSSRRDSYGYDSYDGDSCGCDTCGCDSCNRDRNTLLKEEDADAGYKGPIIEPLLAPLCSRI, from the exons TGTAATCCAAACTTCCAAGTGGTCTCTCCAAGGTATAGCCCTTGCAAAGTTATATACAGAAACAACAACCTGAATCTCCCAAGTATAGCACCATACAAACTTCAAGCAGCAGTTCCACCACCACCTCCAGTTTTTGTACCCAAAGAATACGATTATAAG ATGCAATTCCTTCCTTATGCCACCAACCCTTACGTGGGTTCTGTCTATGAATATGGTCTGCAAGCTGCTGTAGTCCCCCCACCTGGACCATTGCACATTCCTCTCCAAAACTTGAGAACAGGAGTAGAACGTGTTGTAATGGATGCACCAG CAAACGCTTTGGGCTGTGGTACCTCAACTTGCCACCCAGGTTTCTTCAAAAAATCTCCCTTACCTGTTCCCTTACCTCTTCATCTTCACCATCATCACCATCACGATTGTGGATGTGATTCATGCCGAAGTGATTCTTGTGGATGTGGCTCATCCCGACGAGATTCTTATGGATATGATTCTTATGATGGAGACTCCTGTGGTTGTGACACTTGTGGATGCGATTCTTGCAATAGAGACCGCAACACACTCCTGAAAGAGGAAGATGCAGATGCTGGTTACAAAGGCCCAATAATAGAACCCCTACTGGCTCCACTCTGTTCAAG GATCTAA